CTCACAGTCATCAGATGAAGTCGCTCCCAAAAGTTCAATGCTTTCTAAGAGAGCCTATTCTCCTGAAGAAGTAAAATCAAATGGGCTAAATATTGACATTGAATGGTATAAGACCCAACAATTACTACCACCACTTTCAAGACTATGCGCTCCAATACCAGGTTTAGAAATTAGCAGAATTGGCCAATGTCTAGGCCTTGAATATAAGCAATATAGCGAAATAATTCATAAAGAAGACTCTGAGTACCATGgagatttattttcaacatttGAGTGGAAGAAAAGCCCAGAAACTTATACTAGTGTTCCAATTACAGCTAATATTGATTGCATCCAATGTATAAAGGCAGGAAATTCTGAATCAAGCTCCGTTTTTGATCTtcttaaagaaaatagatGGGAATGCCAAGTGTGTAATAGTCAATTTCCGCCAGAATTCCTATCTAACTGGCTTCAGAACCACCTTAGAACGTTAACCCTCGGATGTTACTCGGCCTTTCATGGCATCTGTAGAGAATGTAACATTCAAACTAGAAGAGTGTCATTAAAAAATGGGTTCAACTGCCCACAATCTCATTGCAAAAGTAAAAAATCGCTAATAAATGATCTTTCTCCACATAAAATTTGGCTATATCTTGACCACTGGTTATTTTGGCTCTCTTTAACGAATGAAAATAACAATTCTTCCAATCAAAAGTTTCAGTCTGAgaaagatattattatacAGACTCTATTAAAAGATACAATTCTCAATTTCATGAACATAAACAAGTACAATCATATCCAAATGAATGATTTATTCGTTCTTCTGAAGGGAAAGGATAAGAGAATCGCATCTACATGCTcaaatgattatttattgtCCAGTTTATGGAACAAAAATACAGCTTCTTTAGGTTCTTAAGATTTGCTCaagtttttaaataatattttagatAACTCAAATGTTCAAATTGTCGCACactatttttttgtaaaattGAATGTTTCACAATTATTGCTAaacttaaagaaaaattaaatatagaatatttattttcaaataagaTAGAAACGTAGTAGAATTATATAGATAATTAAATCAGAAATTATTCAGATTGTTTATTTTTCCTAATGCCGAGTACGACTAAGAGTACGATAATTATCAGCAAACAAATAGATAATATTCCGCACAACATCTGTACGCAAAAGTCGGTTGCAGTGTTTCTAGCAATAGCCTTCAAAGATATGTTAgctttataaatattatcttttaCATTATCCAATTCATTCCGGATCCTGTCTAATTGTTCTTTTTGAGTATTCATTTTGTTAAGAGAATCATCTCCTAGTTTATCAGTATACGTTAGAGATTGTTTCATTCTTATAATTGATTCATCTGTTAGCTTTATTAAAGCATCGCCTTTTTTATAGTCTGTTAAGTCGCTATCATTCAAAGATTGAATATCTTCGTTAAAATTTCGTTTCGTATTATATGTAACTTGTTCTGTAGGAATTAGTGCATTTTTTGTCCAagattcattaatatttctaatacGGTCACTTCGAGAATTAAGAAATTcctcaaatttttttttctcgCTTGGTTCCTTTAATGATTTGAGTTCAATTTGAATAGATTCTAATGCATTGTTAATATTCTGGGAACAAAACGAAACAGTAGAGTCCCCAAATTTTTTGGTTTTCGAAAGATATTCATATCTTGAAATCAGCGAGTCCAGTTTAGAAAATTTAAACTGAAGCTCTTGCAAAAGCATTTAatctatatttaaaaataaatcagcttttattcaaaataattaaggACCACGTAATAAACTTTTGGCGCTAACTGCTCTACTTAAATGCATGAAATTCGAATAGTTTTTGGAGAGCTAATTTTTGtgatttttcaataatttttgatagCTCGCAAGAAATAAGCTCAAAAGATGGCCTCATTTTTCTATCTGGATTAAGAATTGATTTTATAAGTTTATTAAGCTCAAATGGTACGTCaagttttttttgaatagtATCTATATTTGCAGCATTTACTACCATAACAAGGCCAGGGCAAAAACCATCAAAAACAAAAGACTTCGTTAATACTTCTAGCATACTCATTCCAAATGACCACACATCGCTTTCCTTAAAAAATCCCTCTTTTCTTAGTACTTCAGGTGCGGCGTAATATGTATTCCCATAGTCAGTAAAAGGTGAATAACCGAGTTTTGAATCTATAGATATTGCAATTCCAAAATCTCCAACCTTTCCAATACAATTTTTCCCAACTTTAGATACGaaaaaattacttaatTTTAAATCCCTGTGCAAAATACCTAGTTTGTGTGCATG
This is a stretch of genomic DNA from Cryptosporidium parvum Iowa II chromosome 3, whole genome shotgun sequence. It encodes these proteins:
- a CDS encoding possible t-snare domain, possible transmembrane domain or GPI anchor signal at C-terminus, producing the protein MLLQELQFKFSKLDSLISRYEYLSKTKKFGDSTVSFCSQNINNALESIQIELKSLKEPSEKKKFEEFLNSRSDRIRNINESWTKNALIPTEQVTYNTKRNFNEDIQSLNDSDLTDYKKGDALIKLTDESIIRMKQSLTYTDKLGDDSLNKMNTQKEQLDRIRNELDNVKDNIYKANISLKAIARNTATDFCVQMLCGILSICLLIIIVLLVVLGIRKNKQSE